Proteins encoded in a region of the Marmota flaviventris isolate mMarFla1 chromosome 3, mMarFla1.hap1, whole genome shotgun sequence genome:
- the Bhlhe41 gene encoding class E basic helix-loop-helix protein 41 — MDEGIPHLQERQLLEHRDFIGLDYSSLYMCKPKRSMKRDDSKDTYKLPHRLIEKKRRDRINECIAQLKDLLPEHLKLTTLGHLEKAVVLELTLKHLKALTALTEQQHQKIIALQNGERSLKSPIQSDLDAFHSGFQTCAKEVLQYLSRFESWTPREPRCVQLINHLHAVATQFLPTPQLLTQQVPLSKGTGAPSAPAPTGSTAAPCLERAGQKLEPLAHCVPVIQRTQPSAELAAENDTDTDSGYGGEAEARPDREKSKGAGASRVTIKQEPPGEDSPAPKRMKLDSRGGGGPGGGAAAAAAALLGPDPAAAAALLRPDAALLSSLVAFGGGGGAPFAQPAAAAPFCLPFYFLSPSAAAAYVQPFLDKSGLEKYLYPTAAAAPFPLLYPGIPAPAAAAAAAAAAAAAAAFPCLSSVLSPPPEKAGAAAAATLLSHEVAPPGALHPPHPHGRTHLPFAGPREPGNPESSAQEDSSQPGKEAP; from the exons ATGGACGAAGGAATTCCTCATTTGCAAGAGAGACAGTTACTGGAACATAGAGATTTTATAGG ACTGGACTATTCTTCTTTGTATATGTGTAAACCCAAAAGGAGCATGAAGCGAGACGACAGCAAG GATACCTACAAATTACCGCACAgattaatagaaaagaaaagaagagaccGAATTAATGAATGCATTGCTCAGCTGAAAGATTTACTGCCTGAACATCTGAAATTGACA ACACTAGGGCATCTGGAGAAAGCGGTAGTCTTGGAATTAACTTTGAAACACTTAAAAGCTTTAACAGCCTTAACCGAGCAACAGCATCAGAAGATAATTGCTTTACAGAATG GGGAGCGATCTCTGAAATCGCCCATTCAGTCCGACTTGGATGCGTTCCACTCGGGATTTCAAACATGCGCCAAAGAAGTCTTGCAATACCTCTCCCGGTTTGAGAGCTGGACACCCAGGGAGCCGCGGTGTGTCCAGCTAATCAACCACTTGCACGCCGTGGCCACCCAGTTTTTGCCCACCCCCCAGTTGTTGACTCAACAGGTCCCTTTGAGCAAAGGCACTGGCGCTCCCTCCGCCCCCGCCCCCACCGGGTCCACGGCCGCCCCCTGCCTGGAGCGCGCAGGGCAGAAGCTCGAGCCCCTCGCCCACTGCGTGCCGGTCATCCAGCGGACTCAGCCCAGCGCCGAGCTCGCCGCGGAGAACGACACGGACACTGACAGCGGCTACGGCGGAGAGGCCGAGGCCCGGCCAGACCGCGAGAAGAGCAAAGGCGCAGGGGCGAGCCGCGTCACCATCAAGCAGGAGCCTCCCGGGGAGGACTCGCCGGCGCCCAAGAGGATGAAGCTGGATTCCCGTGGCGGCGGCGGCCCGGGGGgcggcgcggcggcggcggcggccgcacTCCTGGGGCCTGACCCGGCCGCTGCGGCCGCGCTGCTGAGACCCGACGCCGCCCTGCTCAGCTCGCTAGTGGCGTTCGGCGGAGGCGGGGGTGCACCCTTCGCTCAGCCCGCCGCAGCGGCCCCCTTCTGCCTGCCTTTCTACTTCCTCTCGCCTTCCGCGGCCGCCGCCTACGTGCAGCCTTTCCTGGACAAGAGCGGCCTGGAGAAGTATCTGTACCCCACGGCGGCTGCCGCCCCGTTCCCACTGTTGTACCCCGGCATCCCCGCCCCAgctgccgccgccgctgctgctgcAGCGGCCGCCGCGGCCGCCGCCTTCCCCTGTCTGTCCTCGGTGTTGTCGCCCCCTCCCGAGAAGGCGGGCGCGGCTGCTGCCGCGACCCTCTTGTCGCACGAGGTGGCGCCCCCTGGGGCGTTGCATCCCCCGCATCCGCACGGCCGCACCCACCTGCCCTTCGCCGGCCCCCGCGAGCCGGGGAACCCGGAGAGCTCTGCTCAGGAAGATTCCTCACAGCCAGGAAAGGAAGCCCCCTGA